The proteins below come from a single Burkholderia sp. FERM BP-3421 genomic window:
- a CDS encoding YhbY family RNA-binding protein, with protein sequence MPALSLSPAERSALRSQAHALKPVVLIGAEGLTDAVLAEIKVHLAAHQLIKIRVFGDERDARIAIYDEVCDRLNAAPIQHIGKLLVIWRPEQAAPAPTRGRRGAPSAREIALQRGEPEQPGKGRAPRVVKVVKQTLDKPLRKPKAQKVVVRGNERVTAGGNVKRAKKRQSSAKRPFQNDK encoded by the coding sequence ATGCCCGCCCTTTCGCTTTCCCCCGCCGAGCGCTCCGCGCTGCGGTCCCAGGCCCATGCGCTCAAGCCGGTCGTGCTGATCGGCGCCGAAGGCCTGACCGACGCCGTGCTGGCCGAGATCAAGGTCCACCTCGCCGCGCACCAGCTCATCAAGATCCGCGTGTTCGGCGACGAACGCGACGCGCGCATCGCGATCTACGACGAGGTCTGCGATCGATTGAACGCCGCGCCGATCCAGCACATCGGCAAGCTGCTCGTGATCTGGCGCCCCGAGCAGGCGGCGCCCGCGCCGACGCGCGGCCGTCGCGGCGCGCCGAGCGCCCGCGAGATCGCGCTGCAGCGCGGCGAACCGGAACAACCGGGCAAGGGCCGTGCCCCGCGCGTCGTCAAGGTGGTCAAGCAGACGCTCGACAAGCCGCTGCGCAAGCCCAAGGCACAGAAGGTCGTGGTGCGCGGCAACGAGCGCGTGACGGCGGGCGGCAACGTCAAGCGCGCCAAGAAGCGTCAGTCCAGCGCCAAGCGCCCGTTCCAGAACGACAAGTAA
- the ftsH gene encoding ATP-dependent zinc metalloprotease FtsH, whose product MNNNMFSKAAVWLVIALVLFTVFKQFDKPRVQEGVSYSQFMDDAKNGKVKNVIVQGRNLTVTPADGQKYQIVSPGDIWMVGDLMKYGVQVSGKADDEPNAFVSALYYLGPTILIIGFWFYMMRQMQGGGKGGAFSFGKSRARLIDENNNAVNFSDVAGCDEAKEEVSELVDFLRDPQKFQKLGGRIPRGVLLVGPPGTGKTLLARAIAGEAKVPFFSISGSDFVEMFVGVGAARVRDMFEQAKKHAPCIVFIDEIDAVGRHRGAGMGGGNDEREQTLNQMLVEMDGFEANSGVIVIAATNRSDVLDKALLRPGRFDRQVYVGLPDIRGREQIMRVHLRKVPISNDVDAAVIARGTPGFSGADLANLVNEAALFAARRGKRIVEMQDFEDAKDKIFMGPERKSAVIREEAKRATAYHESGHAVVAKLLPKADPVHKVTIIPRGRALGVTWQLPEHDNETYSKDYLLDRLAILFGGRVAEELFMDLLSTGASDDFNKATQTARAMVARFGMTDALGPMVYVDDENDASPFGRGFTRTISEATQQKVDAEIRRVLDQQYNLARRLLDENRDKVEAMTAALMEWETIDADQINDIMEGRPPRSPKSSPPASDPSSGGSAGTEVKPGNATAPA is encoded by the coding sequence TTGAACAACAATATGTTTTCCAAGGCAGCAGTGTGGCTGGTAATCGCACTGGTGCTGTTTACGGTGTTCAAGCAGTTCGATAAGCCCCGCGTCCAGGAAGGTGTGTCGTATTCGCAGTTCATGGACGACGCGAAGAACGGCAAGGTCAAGAACGTCATCGTGCAGGGGCGTAACCTCACCGTCACTCCCGCGGATGGCCAGAAGTACCAGATCGTGTCGCCCGGCGACATCTGGATGGTCGGCGACCTGATGAAGTACGGCGTGCAAGTCAGCGGCAAGGCAGACGACGAGCCGAATGCGTTCGTTTCCGCGCTCTACTATCTGGGGCCGACGATCCTGATCATCGGTTTCTGGTTCTACATGATGCGGCAGATGCAGGGCGGCGGTAAGGGCGGGGCGTTCTCGTTCGGCAAATCGCGCGCGCGTCTGATCGACGAAAACAACAACGCGGTCAATTTCTCCGACGTCGCGGGCTGCGACGAAGCGAAGGAGGAGGTGTCCGAACTGGTCGACTTCCTGCGCGATCCGCAGAAATTCCAGAAGCTCGGCGGCCGGATTCCGCGCGGCGTGCTGCTTGTCGGCCCGCCGGGCACCGGCAAGACGCTGCTCGCCCGCGCGATCGCCGGCGAGGCGAAGGTGCCGTTCTTCAGCATCTCGGGTTCCGATTTCGTCGAAATGTTCGTCGGCGTCGGCGCGGCCCGTGTGCGCGACATGTTCGAGCAGGCGAAGAAGCATGCGCCGTGCATCGTGTTCATCGATGAAATCGACGCGGTCGGCCGTCATCGCGGCGCCGGCATGGGCGGCGGCAACGACGAGCGCGAGCAGACCTTGAACCAGATGCTGGTCGAGATGGACGGCTTCGAGGCGAATTCGGGCGTGATCGTGATCGCCGCGACCAACCGTTCCGACGTGCTCGACAAGGCGCTGCTGCGCCCGGGTCGTTTCGACCGCCAGGTGTATGTCGGCCTGCCCGACATCCGCGGCCGCGAGCAGATCATGCGCGTGCACCTGCGCAAGGTGCCGATCTCGAACGACGTCGACGCGGCGGTCATCGCACGCGGCACGCCGGGCTTCTCGGGCGCCGATCTCGCGAACCTCGTGAACGAAGCCGCGCTGTTCGCGGCGCGTCGCGGCAAGCGCATCGTCGAGATGCAGGACTTCGAAGATGCGAAGGACAAGATCTTCATGGGTCCGGAGCGCAAGTCGGCCGTGATCCGCGAGGAAGCGAAGCGGGCCACCGCGTACCACGAGTCGGGCCACGCGGTGGTGGCGAAGCTGCTGCCGAAGGCCGATCCGGTGCACAAGGTCACGATCATCCCGCGCGGTCGCGCGCTGGGCGTGACCTGGCAGCTGCCGGAGCATGACAACGAGACCTATTCGAAGGACTACCTGCTCGATCGCCTCGCGATCCTGTTCGGCGGCCGGGTCGCGGAAGAGCTGTTCATGGACCTCCTCAGCACGGGGGCCTCGGACGACTTCAACAAGGCGACGCAAACCGCGCGTGCGATGGTGGCCCGTTTCGGGATGACCGATGCGCTCGGGCCGATGGTCTACGTCGACGACGAGAACGACGCCAGCCCGTTCGGGCGCGGCTTCACGCGCACGATTTCCGAGGCGACGCAGCAGAAGGTCGACGCGGAAATCCGCCGGGTGCTCGATCAGCAGTACAACCTCGCGCGTCGCCTGCTCGACGAGAACCGCGACAAGGTCGAGGCGATGACGGCCGCGCTGATGGAGTGGGAGACGATCGACGCCGATCAGATCAACGACATCATGGAAGGTCGTCCGCCGCGCTCGCCGAAGAGCAGCCCGCCCGCGAGCGATCCGTCGTCGGGCGGCAGCGCCGGCACCGAAGTCAAGCCGGGCAACGCGACCGCACCGGCCTGA
- the carA gene encoding glutamine-hydrolyzing carbamoyl-phosphate synthase small subunit: MLPSFSPALLALADGTVFRGYSIGAAGHTIGEVVFNTAITGYQEILTDPSYARQIVTLTYPHIGNVGVNAEDVEATKVHAAGLIVRDLPALASNFRMGRTLGDYLRDEGVVAIAGLDTRKLTRVLRDKGAQNGCILTGSDDEAKAIALARSFPGLAGMDLAKVVSTTKSFEWKQTEWRLGSGYGMQEAPRYRVVAYDFGVKYNILRMLAERGCHVTVLPAQASAAEALALNPDGVFLSNGPGDPEPCDYAIAAAKEFIERGVPTFGICLGHQIMGLAVGAKTLKMKTGHHGANHPVKDLGDGRVVITSQNHGFAVDADTLPANARATHVSLFDGTLQGFELTDKPAFCFQGHPEASPGPHDIGYLFDRFTALMDAAKARSA, encoded by the coding sequence GTGTTGCCGTCTTTTTCTCCCGCTTTGCTCGCACTTGCCGACGGCACGGTCTTTCGTGGCTATTCGATCGGCGCGGCCGGCCACACGATCGGTGAAGTCGTGTTCAACACGGCCATCACCGGCTATCAGGAAATCCTCACGGATCCCAGCTACGCGCGCCAGATCGTCACGCTGACCTATCCGCACATCGGCAACGTCGGCGTCAACGCCGAGGATGTCGAGGCCACGAAAGTCCATGCCGCCGGCCTGATCGTGCGCGATCTGCCTGCGCTCGCGTCGAACTTCCGCATGGGGCGCACGCTCGGCGACTACCTGCGCGACGAAGGCGTGGTCGCGATCGCCGGGCTCGACACCCGCAAGCTGACCCGCGTGCTGCGCGACAAGGGCGCGCAGAACGGCTGCATTCTGACGGGCTCGGATGACGAGGCGAAGGCGATCGCGCTCGCGCGCTCGTTCCCGGGCCTCGCGGGCATGGATCTCGCGAAGGTCGTGTCGACCACCAAGTCGTTCGAATGGAAGCAGACCGAATGGCGTCTCGGCAGCGGCTACGGCATGCAGGAAGCGCCGCGCTACCGGGTCGTCGCGTATGACTTCGGCGTCAAGTACAACATCCTGCGGATGCTGGCCGAACGCGGCTGCCACGTCACCGTGCTGCCCGCGCAGGCGAGCGCGGCCGAGGCGCTCGCGCTCAATCCGGACGGCGTTTTCCTGTCGAACGGCCCGGGCGACCCGGAGCCGTGCGACTACGCGATCGCGGCGGCGAAGGAGTTCATCGAGCGCGGCGTGCCGACCTTCGGCATCTGCCTGGGCCACCAGATCATGGGGCTCGCGGTCGGCGCCAAGACCCTCAAGATGAAGACCGGCCACCACGGCGCGAACCACCCGGTGAAGGACCTCGGCGACGGCCGCGTCGTGATCACGTCGCAGAACCACGGTTTCGCGGTGGACGCCGACACGCTGCCGGCCAATGCGCGCGCGACGCACGTGTCGCTGTTCGATGGCACGCTGCAGGGCTTCGAGCTGACCGACAAGCCGGCGTTCTGCTTCCAGGGGCACCCGGAAGCATCGCCCGGGCCGCACGACATCGGCTACCTGTTCGACCGCTTCACCGCGTTGATGGACGCGGCGAAGGCCCGCAGCGCCTGA
- the leuE gene encoding leucine efflux protein LeuE — translation MFGHALGITDFWTYVVGVVFIILLPGPNSMYVLSLAAQRGVKAGYRAACGVFVGDAVLMVLSAAGVASLLKANPLLFSVVKYGGAAYLLYIGIAMLRGAWRKLRQPAAAEAAAANAPAVDGERPFRKALIVSLLNPKAILFFISFFIQFVDPAFPHPVLPFVVLGAIAQLTSFLYLSTLIFTGARLAAHFRRRRKLAAGAASGVGGLFIGFSVKLALATMS, via the coding sequence ATGTTCGGACACGCCCTCGGCATCACCGATTTCTGGACCTACGTGGTCGGGGTGGTGTTCATCATCCTGCTGCCCGGCCCCAATTCGATGTACGTGCTGTCGCTCGCCGCGCAGCGCGGCGTGAAGGCGGGCTATCGGGCCGCGTGCGGCGTGTTCGTCGGCGACGCGGTGCTGATGGTGCTGTCCGCGGCGGGCGTCGCGTCGCTGCTGAAGGCCAATCCGCTGCTGTTCTCGGTGGTCAAGTACGGCGGCGCCGCGTACCTGCTGTACATCGGCATCGCGATGCTGCGCGGCGCGTGGCGCAAGCTGCGCCAGCCGGCGGCCGCCGAGGCGGCCGCGGCGAACGCACCGGCGGTCGACGGCGAGCGGCCGTTCCGCAAGGCCCTGATCGTGAGTCTCCTGAATCCGAAGGCGATCCTGTTCTTCATCTCGTTCTTCATCCAGTTCGTCGACCCGGCGTTCCCGCATCCGGTGCTGCCGTTCGTCGTGCTGGGCGCGATCGCGCAGCTCACGAGCTTCCTGTACCTGAGCACGCTGATCTTCACGGGCGCACGCCTCGCCGCGCATTTCCGCCGCCGCCGCAAGCTCGCGGCCGGCGCGGCCAGCGGCGTGGGCGGCCTGTTCATCGGCTTCAGCGTGAAGCTCGCACTCGCGACGATGAGCTGA
- a CDS encoding DUF4149 domain-containing protein, with the protein MTASVVSARVFRAVSMLWVGSLLTIGYAVAPVLFTMLDRTTAGSVAAQLFRIEAYVGCVSGVLLLMLANRFAQRGEAAYRRVRWIVAGMLVCVLVGYFALQPFMSALRIAAMEAGTDLAHSAYAARFGLLHGVSSLFYLVESVLGLWLVWILPAQGGRSAA; encoded by the coding sequence ATGACAGCCTCCGTCGTTTCGGCGCGCGTGTTCCGGGCGGTGTCGATGCTGTGGGTGGGCAGCCTGCTGACGATCGGTTATGCGGTCGCGCCGGTCCTGTTCACGATGCTCGACCGCACCACGGCGGGCTCGGTCGCGGCGCAGCTGTTCCGGATCGAGGCCTATGTCGGCTGCGTGAGCGGCGTGCTGCTGCTGATGCTCGCGAACCGCTTCGCGCAGCGCGGCGAGGCTGCGTACCGGCGCGTGCGCTGGATCGTCGCGGGCATGCTGGTCTGCGTGCTGGTCGGCTATTTCGCGCTGCAGCCGTTCATGAGCGCGCTGCGGATCGCCGCGATGGAGGCGGGCACCGATCTTGCGCATTCGGCCTATGCGGCGCGCTTCGGCCTGCTGCACGGCGTGTCGAGCCTGTTCTATCTGGTCGAGAGCGTGCTGGGGCTGTGGCTCGTGTGGATCCTGCCCGCGCAGGGCGGGCGGTCCGCGGCCTGA
- the carB gene encoding carbamoyl-phosphate synthase large subunit — MPKRTDINSILIIGAGPIIIGQACEFDYSGAQACKALREEGYKVILVNSNPATIMTDPNTADVTYIEPITWEVVERIIAKERPDAILPTMGGQTALNCALDLHHHGVLEKYKVELIGASPEAIDKAEDRQKFKDAMTKIGLGSAKSGIAHSMEEALKVQAEIAVATGGGGYPAVIRPSFTLGGSGGGIAYNREEFEEICKRGLDLSPTRELLIEESLLGWKEYEMEVVRDRADNCIIVCSIENLDPMGVHTGDSITVAPAQTLTDKEYQVLRNASLAVLREIGVDTGGSNVQFAINPDDGRMVVIEMNPRVSRSSALASKATGFPIAKVAAKLAVGYTLDELKNEITGGQTPASFEPTIDYVVTKIPRFAFEKFREADSRLTTQMKSVGEVMAIGRTFQESFQKALRGLEVGVDGLDEKTVSRDEIIREIGEPGPDRIWYVGDAFRSGMSREQIFAETRIDPWFLAQIEQIVLKERALAGRTLASLTKPELHFLKQSGFSDRRLAKLLGVSPADVRARRLELNVRPVYKRVDTCAAEFATKTAYMYSTYEEECEAQPTTNKKIMVLGGGPNRIGQGIEFDYCCVHAALAMREDGYETIMVNCNPETVSTDYDTSDRLYFEPLTLEDVLEIVDKEKPLGVIVQYGGQTPLKLALDLEAHGVPIVGTSPDMIDAAEDRERFQKLLHDLGLRQPPNRTARAEDEALKLADEIGYPLVVRPSYVLGGRAMEIVHEPRDLERYMREAVKVSNDSPVLLDRFLNDAIECDVDCICDGDAVFIGGVMEHIEQAGVHSGDSACSLPPYSLSAGTVDELKRQTGAMAKALNVVGLMNVQFAIQQVPQADGSKQDVIYVLEVNPRASRTVPYVSKATSLPLAKIAARAMVGQTLAQQGVTKEVVPPYFSVKEAVFPFIKFPTVDPVLGPEMRSTGEVMGVGRTFGEALFKSQLAAGSRLPESGTVLLTVMDADKPKAVEVARMLHALGYPIVATRGTAAAIDAAGVPVKVVNKVKDGRPHIVDMIKNGEIALVFTTVDETRAAIADSRSIRMSAQAHKVTYYTTMSGARAAVEGLRYLKDLEVYDLQGLHARLN, encoded by the coding sequence ATGCCAAAACGCACAGACATCAACAGCATCCTCATCATCGGCGCCGGCCCGATCATCATCGGCCAGGCGTGCGAGTTCGACTACTCGGGCGCGCAGGCATGCAAGGCGTTGCGTGAGGAGGGCTACAAGGTCATCCTCGTCAACAGCAACCCGGCGACGATCATGACCGACCCGAACACGGCCGATGTCACCTACATCGAGCCGATCACCTGGGAAGTGGTCGAGCGGATCATCGCGAAGGAGCGCCCGGACGCGATCCTGCCGACGATGGGCGGCCAGACCGCGCTCAACTGCGCGCTCGACCTGCATCACCACGGCGTGCTGGAAAAGTACAAGGTCGAGCTGATCGGCGCGTCGCCGGAAGCGATCGACAAGGCGGAAGACCGCCAGAAGTTCAAGGACGCGATGACCAAGATCGGCCTCGGTTCGGCCAAGTCGGGCATCGCGCATTCGATGGAGGAAGCGCTCAAGGTGCAGGCCGAGATCGCGGTCGCGACGGGCGGCGGCGGCTACCCGGCGGTGATCCGTCCGTCCTTCACGCTGGGCGGCTCGGGCGGCGGCATCGCCTACAACCGCGAGGAATTCGAGGAGATCTGCAAGCGCGGCCTCGATCTCTCGCCGACCCGCGAGCTGCTGATCGAAGAGTCGCTGCTCGGCTGGAAGGAATACGAGATGGAAGTCGTGCGCGACCGCGCCGACAACTGCATCATCGTCTGCTCGATCGAGAACCTCGATCCGATGGGCGTGCACACCGGCGATTCGATCACCGTCGCGCCCGCGCAGACGCTGACCGACAAGGAATACCAGGTGCTGCGCAACGCCTCGCTCGCGGTGCTGCGCGAGATCGGCGTCGACACCGGCGGGTCGAACGTGCAGTTCGCGATCAACCCGGACGACGGCCGCATGGTCGTGATCGAGATGAATCCGCGCGTGTCGCGCTCGTCGGCGCTCGCGTCGAAGGCGACCGGCTTCCCGATCGCGAAGGTCGCGGCGAAGCTCGCCGTCGGCTACACGCTCGACGAACTGAAGAACGAGATCACGGGCGGCCAGACGCCGGCCTCGTTCGAGCCGACGATCGATTACGTCGTGACGAAGATCCCGCGCTTCGCGTTCGAGAAGTTCCGCGAGGCCGATTCGCGCCTGACGACGCAGATGAAGTCGGTCGGCGAGGTGATGGCGATCGGCCGCACGTTCCAGGAGTCGTTCCAGAAGGCGCTGCGCGGCCTCGAGGTCGGCGTCGACGGGCTCGACGAGAAGACCGTGAGCCGCGACGAGATCATCCGCGAGATCGGCGAGCCGGGTCCGGACCGGATCTGGTACGTCGGCGATGCGTTCCGCTCGGGGATGTCGCGCGAGCAGATTTTCGCGGAGACCAGGATCGACCCGTGGTTCCTCGCGCAGATCGAACAGATCGTGCTGAAGGAGCGGGCGCTGGCGGGCCGCACGCTCGCGAGCCTGACCAAGCCCGAGCTGCACTTCCTGAAACAGAGCGGCTTCTCGGACCGCCGCCTCGCGAAGCTGCTCGGCGTGAGCCCGGCCGACGTGCGCGCGCGCCGGCTCGAACTGAACGTGCGCCCGGTGTACAAGCGCGTCGACACCTGCGCGGCCGAGTTCGCGACCAAGACCGCCTACATGTACTCGACCTACGAGGAGGAGTGCGAGGCGCAGCCGACCACCAACAAGAAGATCATGGTGCTGGGCGGCGGCCCGAACCGGATCGGCCAGGGCATCGAGTTCGACTACTGCTGCGTGCACGCGGCGCTCGCGATGCGCGAGGACGGCTACGAGACCATCATGGTCAACTGCAATCCGGAAACCGTGTCGACCGACTACGACACGTCGGACCGCCTGTATTTCGAGCCGCTGACGCTCGAGGACGTGCTCGAGATCGTCGACAAGGAAAAGCCGCTCGGCGTGATCGTGCAGTACGGCGGCCAGACGCCGCTCAAGCTCGCGCTCGATCTCGAGGCGCACGGCGTGCCGATCGTCGGCACCTCGCCCGACATGATCGACGCGGCGGAAGACCGCGAGCGTTTCCAGAAGCTGCTGCATGACCTGGGCCTGCGCCAGCCGCCGAACCGCACCGCGCGCGCGGAAGACGAAGCGCTCAAGCTCGCCGACGAGATCGGTTATCCGCTCGTGGTGCGTCCGTCGTACGTGCTGGGCGGCCGCGCGATGGAGATCGTCCACGAGCCGCGCGACCTCGAGCGCTACATGCGCGAGGCGGTCAAGGTGTCGAACGATTCGCCGGTGCTGCTCGACCGCTTCCTGAACGATGCGATCGAGTGCGACGTCGACTGCATCTGCGACGGCGACGCCGTGTTCATCGGCGGCGTGATGGAGCACATCGAGCAGGCGGGCGTGCACTCGGGCGACTCCGCGTGCTCGCTGCCGCCGTACTCGCTGTCGGCCGGGACGGTCGACGAACTGAAGCGCCAGACGGGCGCGATGGCGAAGGCGCTGAACGTGGTCGGCCTGATGAACGTGCAGTTCGCGATCCAGCAGGTGCCGCAGGCGGACGGTTCGAAGCAGGACGTCATCTACGTGCTCGAAGTGAATCCGCGCGCGTCGCGCACGGTGCCGTACGTGTCGAAGGCGACCAGCCTGCCGCTCGCGAAGATCGCGGCCCGCGCGATGGTGGGCCAGACGCTCGCGCAGCAGGGCGTGACGAAGGAAGTGGTGCCGCCGTACTTCAGCGTGAAGGAAGCGGTGTTCCCGTTCATCAAGTTCCCGACCGTCGATCCGGTGCTCGGGCCGGAGATGCGTTCGACGGGCGAGGTGATGGGCGTCGGCCGGACCTTCGGCGAGGCGCTGTTCAAGTCGCAGCTCGCGGCGGGTTCGCGCCTGCCGGAGTCGGGCACGGTGCTGCTGACCGTGATGGACGCGGACAAGCCGAAGGCGGTCGAGGTCGCGCGCATGCTGCATGCGCTCGGCTATCCGATCGTCGCGACGCGCGGCACCGCGGCGGCGATCGACGCCGCCGGCGTGCCGGTGAAGGTGGTGAACAAGGTGAAGGACGGCCGTCCGCACATCGTCGACATGATCAAGAACGGCGAGATCGCGCTCGTGTTCACGACGGTCGACGAGACTCGCGCGGCGATCGCCGATTCGCGTTCGATCCGCATGAGCGCGCAGGCGCACAAGGTCACGTACTATACGACCATGTCGGGCGCGCGCGCGGCGGTCGAAGGGCTGCGCTACCTGAAGGACCTGGAAGTCTATGATTTACAAGGTCTGCACGCTCGCCTAAACTAA
- a CDS encoding MFS transporter gives MSSVQFRVFALFAIGYFISYVFRGVNLGFAPLITHDLGLSATDLGLLTSLYFLGFAGAQIPAGVLLDHYGPRRVSAGMLLFAAAGVWVFGAAHSLGVMMAGRLLIGVGVSVCLGAAFKALAQHFPVARLPLVNGLVMAVGGLGGVAVGSPLTWLLGFAGWRLVCGGLGLLTLAVAGLLWTLAPETPPSHQQASVASQFKGTWHILQSAAFWKIASFSVVTQGVFYAMQSLWVGPFLRDVMGFDTHGAAALVSVLGLAMMAGCVGFGAAARSLERRGVSVYAFCGIGMALFVATQLAIMLRAPLPAALLWAAYGVFGGVGILSYAIMAEHFPAHLIGRTNTTLTLVIFVLIFAFQVGVGALLSQWPVHDGHYPAAAHLTAWSVLVALQVASAIWYVLPSRALAKRGAQAG, from the coding sequence ATGTCTTCGGTTCAGTTTCGCGTGTTCGCGTTGTTCGCGATCGGTTATTTCATTTCTTACGTTTTCCGCGGCGTGAATCTCGGCTTCGCGCCGCTGATCACGCACGATCTCGGCTTGTCCGCGACCGACCTCGGGTTGCTGACGAGCCTTTATTTCCTGGGCTTCGCGGGCGCGCAGATTCCGGCGGGCGTGCTGCTCGATCATTACGGTCCGCGCCGCGTCAGCGCGGGGATGCTGCTGTTCGCGGCCGCGGGCGTATGGGTGTTCGGCGCCGCGCACAGCCTCGGCGTGATGATGGCCGGCCGGCTGCTGATCGGGGTGGGCGTGTCGGTGTGCCTCGGGGCGGCGTTCAAGGCGCTCGCGCAGCATTTCCCGGTTGCGCGGCTGCCGCTCGTGAACGGGCTCGTGATGGCGGTGGGCGGCCTCGGCGGCGTCGCGGTCGGCTCGCCGCTGACCTGGCTGCTCGGTTTCGCCGGTTGGCGTCTGGTGTGCGGCGGGCTCGGCCTGCTGACGCTCGCGGTCGCCGGGCTGCTGTGGACGCTCGCGCCCGAGACGCCGCCGTCCCATCAGCAGGCGAGCGTGGCGAGCCAGTTCAAGGGCACCTGGCACATCCTGCAGAGCGCGGCGTTCTGGAAGATCGCGTCGTTCTCGGTCGTCACGCAGGGGGTGTTCTATGCGATGCAGTCGCTGTGGGTCGGGCCGTTCCTGCGTGACGTGATGGGCTTCGACACGCATGGCGCGGCGGCGCTCGTGTCGGTGCTCGGGCTCGCGATGATGGCGGGCTGCGTCGGCTTCGGCGCGGCGGCGCGCAGCCTCGAACGGCGCGGCGTGTCGGTGTACGCGTTCTGCGGGATCGGCATGGCGCTGTTCGTCGCCACCCAGCTCGCGATCATGCTGCGCGCGCCGCTGCCCGCCGCGCTGCTGTGGGCGGCCTACGGCGTGTTCGGCGGAGTCGGCATCCTCAGTTACGCGATCATGGCCGAGCACTTTCCCGCACACCTGATCGGCCGCACGAACACCACGCTCACGCTCGTGATCTTCGTGCTGATCTTCGCGTTCCAGGTGGGCGTGGGCGCGCTGCTGTCGCAGTGGCCGGTGCATGACGGCCATTACCCTGCGGCCGCGCACCTGACCGCATGGAGCGTGCTGGTCGCGCTGCAGGTGGCAAGCGCCATCTGGTACGTGCTGCCGAGCCGCGCGCTCGCGAAGCGGGGCGCGCAGGCGGGCTGA
- the greA gene encoding transcription elongation factor GreA, translated as MSTIPLTKRGAEQLRDELQRLKSVERPAVINAISEARAQGDLSENAEYDAAKEKQGFIEGRIAEIESKLSAAQVIDPTAVDADGRVVFAATVELEDLASGSTVKYQIVGDDEADLDHGLISVSSPIARALIGKTEGDVAAVQAPGGVREYEIISVSYV; from the coding sequence ATGAGCACCATTCCGTTGACAAAACGTGGCGCGGAGCAGCTGCGCGATGAGTTGCAGCGTCTCAAGTCGGTCGAGCGGCCGGCCGTCATCAATGCGATTTCCGAGGCGCGTGCGCAAGGCGATCTGTCCGAGAATGCCGAGTACGACGCCGCGAAGGAAAAGCAGGGCTTCATCGAGGGCCGCATCGCCGAGATCGAATCGAAGCTGTCGGCCGCGCAGGTCATCGATCCGACCGCCGTCGACGCGGACGGGCGCGTGGTGTTCGCCGCGACGGTCGAGCTGGAAGACCTGGCGTCGGGCAGCACCGTCAAATACCAGATCGTCGGCGACGACGAGGCGGATCTCGACCACGGCCTGATCTCGGTCAGCTCGCCGATCGCACGCGCGCTGATCGGCAAGACCGAGGGCGACGTCGCCGCGGTGCAGGCGCCGGGCGGCGTGCGCGAGTACGAGATCATCTCGGTCAGCTACGTCTGA
- a CDS encoding RlmE family RNA methyltransferase, which translates to MAKNRFNQHWLHDHINDPYVKMAQREGYRARAAYKLKEIDEQDKLIRPGQVIVDLGATPGSWSQYARNKLAQGRHRDAAREGGIDGTIIALDMLPMEPIADVHFILGDFREDEVLAQLEAVLEGREVDLVISDMAPNLSGVAIADAARIEHVCDLALEFSQNHLKPDGALLVKCFHGSGYSQIVEKFKQQFRTVAPRKPKASRDKSSETFILGRHLKHPR; encoded by the coding sequence ATGGCAAAGAATCGCTTTAACCAGCACTGGTTGCATGACCACATCAACGATCCGTACGTCAAGATGGCGCAGCGGGAAGGCTATCGCGCGCGCGCCGCGTACAAGCTCAAGGAAATCGACGAGCAGGACAAGCTGATCCGGCCGGGTCAGGTCATCGTCGACCTCGGCGCCACGCCGGGCAGCTGGAGCCAGTACGCGCGCAACAAGCTCGCGCAGGGCAGGCACCGCGACGCCGCGCGCGAAGGCGGCATCGACGGCACGATCATCGCGCTCGACATGTTGCCGATGGAGCCGATCGCCGACGTGCACTTCATCCTCGGCGACTTCCGCGAGGACGAGGTGCTCGCGCAATTGGAGGCGGTGCTCGAAGGTCGCGAGGTCGATCTTGTAATTTCAGACATGGCCCCCAATCTGTCCGGGGTGGCGATCGCGGACGCGGCACGGATCGAGCATGTGTGCGATCTGGCGCTTGAATTCTCGCAGAACCATCTGAAGCCGGATGGGGCGCTGCTGGTCAAGTGTTTCCACGGCAGTGGCTACAGCCAGATTGTCGAGAAGTTCAAGCAACAATTCAGGACGGTGGCTCCGCGCAAGCCGAAGGCTTCCCGCGACAAATCGTCCGAGACGTTTATTTTGGGTCGGCATCTCAAGCATCCCCGATAA